The Metamycoplasma phocicerebrale genome includes a region encoding these proteins:
- a CDS encoding ParA family protein, with translation MKIIAFANNKGGVLKTSLTVNYASVLAKKGYKVLIIDTDSQSNVLASFNNIVLDPSNYSIYDLVFKNKKIDDAIINVFENIDVIPSSQEWQDFDTEATKRFIYEKNFKSIKNILEDIKKTKKYDYVLIDTEPKKSANTFSVLLATEEIIIPFTLESFGIQALTEMYKYVNKAKEANKNLKIKALVATKTFARSKMEKIIKEQSSKFPEPGLCNISIPHSTTGASSVTLKKLPVYLTTKNKLTKAYEELVNLLEFGVLEENNER, from the coding sequence ATGAAAATTATTGCTTTTGCAAATAATAAAGGGGGAGTGTTAAAAACATCATTAACAGTTAATTACGCTAGCGTTTTAGCTAAAAAAGGATATAAAGTTTTAATAATTGATACAGATAGCCAATCAAACGTTTTAGCTAGTTTTAATAATATTGTTTTAGATCCTTCAAATTACAGCATTTATGATTTAGTTTTTAAAAATAAAAAAATTGATGATGCAATTATTAATGTTTTTGAAAATATAGACGTGATTCCTTCTTCACAAGAATGACAGGATTTTGATACAGAAGCAACCAAAAGGTTTATTTATGAAAAAAATTTTAAAAGTATAAAAAATATATTAGAAGATATTAAGAAAACTAAAAAGTATGATTACGTTTTAATAGATACTGAACCGAAAAAATCTGCTAATACTTTTAGTGTTTTGTTAGCCACTGAAGAAATAATTATTCCCTTTACATTAGAAAGTTTTGGTATTCAAGCTTTAACAGAGATGTATAAATATGTTAATAAGGCTAAAGAAGCTAATAAAAATTTAAAAATTAAGGCTTTGGTTGCAACTAAAACATTTGCAAGATCAAAAATGGAAAAAATCATTAAGGAACAATCTTCCAAATTTCCAGAACCAGGTTTATGTAATATATCAATCCCGCATTCTACCACAGGAGCTAGTTCAGTTACTTTAAAAAAATTACCAGTATATTTAACAACAAAAAATAAATTAACAAAGGCATATGAAGAATTAGTAAATTTATTAGAATTTGGAGTTTTGGAGGAAAATAATGAAAGATAA
- a CDS encoding Mbov_0399 family ICE element protein: protein MKKFTKILIAILTVVGTSAIGLGIGACQRNIEKKFASTHHYRSENVWINKFEEYLTARHYVTVPFNKLKIYNKNIDINTVIGRQNITPTTKEIISLMDNSAKREIESWLYLEIENYIKNFLNIRTPFEFSFVDDYSNNSISFLDLWKYKLNFKNNPSAFTWDLHYSSRLVKSSGKDGRIREYEFKNYLANLKLNKNLKIRIKVKSKTQAEAFKYFHKELNKFITPNQPINLTTDYLRNTIDDFEIPKNEFESFKSNNYYFLEWAKRLDKLKFSLDNEVWKIKYEITEDKRHINIYMSNNYYKNPIIQNQKINFVGSNKYDALNIISKFQISERGQYLSFDNYNSSNPTGMSEDKEKRVENDKTIGLNGSNYYLGTYILHTPSKFTFKAPNDNYVVKVNGKKIDVLNNKFDIELKDKRIDANDDSREFDEGADNSKPKNQSNSHKKNEYTITIEEYENININSTPKIIYTKKYIIESKTGALDFKWYAWDPKNNSNQRKLIEKFLKDEEGQIKLDKQGNPILNPKYDPLIDKNTGTKKELIWIDTQNIKFNDSIISEKTNFEINYAKKTGLPFFAYTLFNSKGETIRDKGFIAEAIVLSKAALKQLSGITKEYYMLKLTDSLGWKNNQANKFWPEPIKLDNVVSENSYLSNEGTYLFYSRSSKDTVNNFKIVLIKDNESVLNKTFTEINDINIFKNLWTTTTGKFFANFLEMKHNIIKTQLPFIKYEEAKEYWNEYITYLAKNKIEQINILPKLDFSNENNKFDNKELFINYLKTNKIDLIEKYGKFKGKEYVGVSHYEFVDKNTIKIFYDLKTADDRFKLLADNQEYTLSFKNAANKEIIYLNWNLDLIQEKTTSISREIFIKWLENNYFLLLTNNENTKNKLEFSFKLINNQISFIYDLKPQFKNNYQLQNSQITLNANFFSSKLFDALEIKDINLMGENREEEIIKIIKNEIVKQITNYLKSINIPFSKDEIIIENFSNKIDILKTIFINMEEAIKNLTKIKVTVQNQQLVFKVINFANSIITQPIDLSKINLNLIDINFDASFKSEQEYKIKKKKIFQLLKSHIQSKLNDINNELLVDVNVIFNQTDLEKALNNLFYRNIITKIKLLPNHPLISNFANIEIVNSNSNSEALDLNFLIINELNIKLKKYSDIRQAIILWIDKQIKEVNLINNIVFNEDYTIDNIDDKNFIRKLIFKKGVNKITLKIKAMGQKTKNSFDLLVKNDYDGNLTKDEIRDWKNNNNWVLTMSITISITIILVLIIVSSILIYRKKTTKTK, encoded by the coding sequence ATGAAAAAATTTACAAAAATTTTAATAGCTATTTTAACAGTAGTCGGAACTTCTGCTATTGGTTTGGGTATAGGTGCATGTCAAAGAAATATTGAAAAGAAATTTGCATCAACACATCATTATAGAAGTGAGAATGTTTGAATTAATAAGTTTGAAGAATATTTAACTGCTCGACATTATGTTACAGTGCCATTTAACAAGTTAAAAATTTACAATAAAAATATAGATATTAATACGGTTATAGGACGACAAAATATAACTCCAACTACAAAAGAAATAATTTCATTAATGGACAATAGTGCAAAAAGGGAAATTGAATCATGGCTTTATTTAGAAATTGAAAATTACATAAAAAATTTTTTAAACATTAGGACCCCATTTGAATTTTCATTTGTAGATGATTATAGCAATAATAGTATTTCTTTTTTGGATTTATGAAAATATAAGTTAAATTTTAAAAATAACCCCTCAGCTTTTACTTGAGATCTTCATTATAGCTCCAGGCTTGTAAAGTCTAGTGGTAAAGACGGAAGAATTAGAGAATATGAATTTAAAAATTATTTAGCAAATTTAAAGCTTAATAAAAACTTAAAAATTCGAATTAAGGTTAAGTCTAAAACTCAAGCTGAAGCTTTTAAATATTTTCATAAAGAATTAAATAAATTTATAACTCCTAATCAACCTATAAATTTAACAACCGACTATTTAAGGAATACAATTGATGATTTTGAAATACCAAAAAATGAATTTGAATCTTTTAAATCTAATAATTACTATTTTCTTGAATGAGCCAAAAGATTGGATAAATTGAAATTTTCTTTAGATAATGAAGTTTGAAAAATTAAATATGAAATTACTGAAGATAAAAGACACATAAATATATATATGTCTAATAATTATTATAAAAACCCAATAATTCAAAATCAGAAAATTAATTTTGTTGGTTCAAACAAATATGATGCATTAAACATAATATCTAAATTTCAAATTTCAGAAAGAGGTCAATACTTATCCTTTGATAATTATAACAGTTCAAATCCAACAGGAATGTCTGAAGATAAAGAAAAAAGAGTTGAAAATGATAAAACAATAGGACTCAATGGTTCTAATTATTATCTAGGAACTTATATATTGCACACTCCTTCTAAATTTACCTTTAAAGCTCCTAATGACAATTATGTTGTTAAGGTTAATGGCAAAAAAATTGATGTTTTAAACAATAAATTTGATATAGAATTAAAGGATAAAAGAATAGATGCCAATGATGATTCCAGAGAGTTTGATGAGGGTGCCGATAATAGCAAGCCAAAAAACCAATCTAATTCACACAAAAAAAATGAGTATACAATTACAATCGAAGAATATGAAAACATTAATATCAATTCAACGCCAAAAATAATTTATACAAAAAAATACATTATCGAATCTAAAACAGGTGCCTTAGATTTTAAATGATATGCTTGGGACCCAAAAAACAATTCAAACCAAAGAAAACTAATTGAAAAATTTTTAAAAGACGAGGAAGGTCAAATTAAATTAGACAAACAGGGGAACCCAATATTAAACCCAAAATATGATCCTTTAATAGATAAAAATACTGGAACTAAAAAAGAATTAATTTGAATAGATACACAAAATATAAAATTTAACGATTCCATTATTTCAGAAAAAACTAATTTTGAAATTAATTATGCTAAAAAAACAGGATTGCCTTTTTTTGCTTATACACTATTTAATTCTAAGGGAGAAACCATTAGAGATAAGGGTTTTATTGCAGAGGCTATTGTTTTATCAAAGGCAGCTTTAAAACAATTATCTGGTATTACTAAAGAATATTATATGCTTAAATTAACTGATTCTTTGGGTTGAAAAAACAATCAAGCTAATAAGTTTTGACCTGAACCAATTAAATTAGATAATGTTGTTTCAGAGAATAGTTATTTATCTAATGAGGGAACCTACTTATTCTATTCTAGAAGTTCAAAAGATACAGTTAATAATTTTAAAATCGTGTTAATAAAAGACAATGAATCAGTTTTAAATAAAACATTTACAGAAATAAATGATATTAATATTTTTAAAAATTTGTGGACAACAACAACTGGTAAGTTTTTTGCAAATTTTTTGGAAATGAAACACAATATAATAAAAACACAATTGCCCTTTATAAAATACGAAGAAGCAAAAGAATATTGAAATGAATACATAACTTATTTGGCAAAAAATAAAATAGAACAAATAAATATATTACCAAAATTAGATTTTTCAAATGAAAACAATAAATTTGATAATAAAGAACTTTTCATCAATTATTTAAAAACTAATAAAATAGATTTAATTGAGAAATATGGTAAATTTAAAGGTAAGGAATATGTTGGTGTTAGTCATTATGAATTCGTTGACAAAAACACTATTAAAATATTCTATGATTTGAAAACAGCTGATGATAGGTTTAAATTATTAGCAGATAACCAAGAATATACACTATCTTTTAAAAATGCTGCAAATAAAGAAATAATCTACCTTAATTGAAATTTAGATTTAATTCAAGAAAAAACAACTAGCATTTCTAGAGAAATTTTTATAAAATGATTAGAAAACAATTATTTTTTATTATTAACAAATAATGAAAATACAAAAAATAAATTAGAATTTAGTTTTAAATTAATTAATAATCAAATTTCATTTATATATGATCTAAAACCACAATTTAAAAATAATTATCAACTTCAAAATAGCCAAATAACTTTGAATGCCAATTTTTTTAGCTCTAAGTTATTTGATGCTTTGGAAATTAAAGATATTAATTTAATGGGCGAAAACAGAGAAGAAGAAATAATTAAAATTATAAAAAATGAAATAGTAAAACAAATAACCAATTATTTGAAAAGTATAAATATTCCTTTTTCAAAAGATGAAATAATAATTGAGAATTTTTCAAATAAAATAGATATCTTAAAAACTATTTTTATTAATATGGAAGAGGCTATCAAAAATTTAACTAAAATTAAAGTAACTGTACAAAATCAACAGTTAGTTTTTAAAGTCATTAATTTTGCAAACAGTATAATTACACAACCTATAGATTTAAGCAAAATTAATTTAAACCTTATAGATATAAATTTTGATGCAAGTTTTAAATCAGAACAAGAATATAAAATTAAAAAGAAAAAAATTTTTCAATTATTAAAATCTCATATTCAAAGCAAATTAAATGATATAAACAATGAACTTCTTGTAGATGTAAATGTTATATTTAATCAAACCGACTTAGAAAAAGCTCTAAATAATTTGTTTTACAGAAATATAATAACTAAAATTAAATTATTGCCTAACCACCCATTAATATCTAATTTTGCAAATATTGAAATTGTAAATTCTAACTCAAATAGTGAAGCTTTAGATTTAAATTTTTTAATTATTAATGAGCTTAATATTAAATTAAAAAAATATAGTGATATAAGGCAAGCGATTATTTTATGAATTGATAAACAAATTAAAGAAGTTAATTTAATTAATAATATTGTTTTTAATGAAGATTATACAATAGATAATATTGATGATAAAAATTTTATTCGTAAATTAATATTTAAAAAAGGTGTTAACAAAATTACACTAAAAATAAAAGCAATGGGTCAAAAGACTAAAAATTCTTTTGATTTGCTAGTTAAGAATGACTATGATGGCAATTTAACTAAAGATGAAATTAGGGATTGAAAAAATAATAATAATTGGGTATTGACAATGTCTATAACTATATCAATAACAATTATTTTGGTTTTAATAATTGTATCCTCTATATTAATCTATAGAAAAAAGACTACTAAAACAAAATAA
- a CDS encoding DNA mismatch repair protein MutS: MGFQIDLHGKDSIEATAVVENALFSLESSDLYDYVDIVVGNGQGIIRHVALEIIEEQNFSYDFPNPRQAMIRVYKK; encoded by the coding sequence ATGGGATTTCAAATTGATTTACACGGCAAAGATAGCATAGAGGCAACGGCCGTTGTAGAAAATGCTTTATTTTCTTTAGAAAGTAGCGATTTATATGATTATGTTGATATTGTGGTTGGCAATGGACAGGGAATTATAAGACATGTTGCATTAGAAATTATAGAAGAACAAAACTTTTCTTATGATTTTCCTAATCCAAGACAAGCAATGATAAGAGTATATAAAAAATAG
- a CDS encoding Mbov_0401 family ICE element transposase-like protein, translating to MEILEIIKNKIISEDNNFYLSTKRKQEKWKVKDRITRKLCFESGKIIVQIRRYYKENDSKKEYFNVINSLFKDNKNKNIDLELKNKLIKLCLGGLSYRIIAKNYNIAHSSVYNIIQKNYNNTLNQMKFKNFQNLSKDKKFIYISVDDTYFNVKKIKNHIIKLKCRMINLFLLNKNKKPIAKNHLLIFSKPNDNIKTEELATKILNIINCFYSKELKIVVTGDGAKWIRSLAKKLKAKYVLCKFHLFSKLKVIFNNSYEVKIQLKQLASIIKVDLQQYIYECIKNHKYEEIYKFISKNWNEIYQCLNHNRALLLHNFGNYIKLNIFGLEDQENGWYYGNIAEAYVSHLIKSQIKKHYSIWNIRTIIQKILNPHSHIQKNIKVELFNIK from the coding sequence ATGGAAATATTAGAAATTATAAAAAATAAAATTATTAGTGAAGATAACAATTTTTATTTATCCACAAAAAGAAAACAAGAAAAATGAAAGGTAAAGGATCGAATAACTAGAAAACTTTGCTTTGAGTCTGGCAAAATAATTGTTCAAATAAGGCGTTATTATAAAGAAAATGATTCTAAGAAAGAATATTTTAATGTAATTAATAGTCTGTTTAAGGATAATAAAAATAAAAATATTGATTTAGAATTAAAAAACAAGTTGATAAAACTTTGTTTAGGTGGGTTAAGCTATAGAATAATAGCTAAAAATTATAATATTGCTCATTCATCAGTCTACAATATAATTCAAAAAAATTATAATAATACTTTGAATCAAATGAAATTTAAGAATTTTCAAAATCTTTCAAAAGACAAAAAATTTATTTATATTTCAGTAGATGATACTTATTTTAATGTAAAAAAAATAAAAAACCATATTATAAAATTAAAGTGTCGTATGATAAACTTATTTTTATTAAATAAAAATAAAAAACCTATAGCTAAAAACCATTTATTAATTTTTTCAAAACCAAATGATAATATTAAAACTGAAGAACTAGCAACAAAAATATTAAATATAATTAATTGTTTTTACTCTAAAGAGTTAAAAATAGTTGTCACCGGGGATGGTGCAAAATGAATTAGATCATTAGCTAAAAAGCTTAAGGCTAAATATGTTTTATGTAAATTTCATTTATTTTCCAAATTAAAAGTTATTTTTAATAATTCATATGAAGTTAAAATTCAATTAAAGCAATTAGCCAGTATTATAAAAGTTGATTTGCAGCAATATATTTATGAATGCATTAAAAATCATAAATATGAAGAAATTTACAAATTCATATCTAAAAATTGAAATGAAATATACCAGTGTTTGAATCACAATAGAGCACTACTTTTACATAATTTTGGAAATTATATAAAACTAAACATTTTTGGATTAGAAGATCAGGAGAACGGGTGATATTATGGAAATATTGCAGAAGCATATGTTTCTCATTTAATTAAATCACAAATTAAAAAGCATTATTCTATTTGAAATATTAGAACAATAATTCAAAAAATACTAAATCCACATAGTCATATACAAAAAAATATAAAAGTAGAATTGTTTAATATTAAGTAA
- a CDS encoding DHH family phosphoesterase, protein MAKNTWSIAKEAIESHDNIFIFHHIRPDGDCLGSQFGLRELIKTNYPNKNVYVFGDAVGSFPFMVWDFDKFENVPKVHFKNSLGVVVDANSSNRIQYAEYILNKSFTHMLRIDHHPVDPDIDYDYTWEDATFAAAAEQVAYIAMKMKWKITKKAAEYTYLGINTDSGRFQYENVKQRTFDVMSYLHKDNDFRVWDINLKLSKRDERKVRFAAYVLLNYKSEGKVLYFYVNKKIQKKFNLSENEANDVNILANIGDCRVWVLFIDQADGTIRARVRSNGIWINHICEKYKPGGGHEVAAGATCHSKADMKSIINELKAEVAKYDKD, encoded by the coding sequence ATGGCAAAAAATACTTGAAGTATTGCTAAAGAAGCAATAGAATCACATGACAATATATTTATTTTTCATCATATAAGACCAGATGGCGATTGTTTAGGTTCGCAATTTGGTTTAAGAGAATTAATTAAAACAAATTATCCTAATAAAAATGTTTATGTTTTTGGGGATGCAGTAGGAAGCTTTCCATTTATGGTATGAGATTTTGATAAATTTGAAAATGTTCCTAAAGTGCATTTTAAAAATTCATTAGGAGTTGTTGTTGATGCTAATTCATCGAACCGTATTCAATATGCAGAATATATATTAAACAAAAGTTTTACACATATGCTAAGAATTGATCATCACCCCGTTGATCCAGATATAGATTATGATTATACTTGGGAGGACGCTACTTTTGCGGCAGCTGCTGAACAGGTTGCTTATATTGCAATGAAAATGAAATGAAAAATTACAAAAAAAGCAGCAGAATATACTTATTTAGGAATTAATACAGATTCTGGTAGATTTCAATATGAAAATGTAAAACAAAGAACATTTGATGTAATGTCATATTTACATAAAGATAACGATTTTAGAGTTTGAGATATTAATCTTAAATTATCAAAGAGAGACGAAAGAAAAGTGCGCTTTGCAGCATATGTACTTTTAAATTACAAATCAGAAGGCAAAGTTTTATATTTTTATGTAAATAAAAAAATTCAAAAGAAATTTAATTTATCAGAAAATGAAGCTAATGACGTAAATATTTTGGCTAACATTGGAGATTGCAGGGTTTGGGTTTTATTCATAGATCAAGCCGATGGAACAATAAGAGCAAGAGTAAGATCAAATGGAATTTGAATTAATCATATATGTGAAAAATATAAACCAGGTGGTGGACATGAAGTGGCAGCCGGCGCTACATGTCATTCCAAAGCAGATATGAAATCAATAATTAATGAATTAAAAGCTGAGGTTGCTAAATATGATAAAGATTAG
- a CDS encoding transglutaminase domain-containing protein: MKKNKKIIVTNLILGASTILPISYLLVSCNDTKQQKNDDKSENNKNDENKNQGENNKKDENLNNPNFEYNKIDDQNIHLKNDSRETLYLKGNKNAIRYINLLKPDDFLVWKDKLTEYSDEDKKTITNFVENLDGIKEAKSTKAKAKIIYDWVVTNIKYATNTQPFLKPIDVFINKVAICHGYSNLYKAMLNSIGIPSAIVIGFTKKGAHAWNLVYDGNEWFFSDSTWGVVDINNFDKSVEQFSKDHYSTQLLNARFNEENYEFDFHYGLSIKNIDKPNKKVIIPTNFKGFNISSFDYEFILNNNSIEELVVSNNIWMIIGTANVVNAQGDEFQVRNAESSINFKSFLIDKNNDFYESKNGVLYTKGLKEILCYPKNKQDSKFILPKETIWFDEKETFINNYLKEISVDKENAKFYSKNNSIFSKKDNTLLFKIK; encoded by the coding sequence ATGAAAAAAAATAAAAAAATAATTGTTACAAATCTTATATTGGGAGCATCAACTATTTTACCAATTTCATATTTATTAGTGTCATGTAATGATACAAAACAACAAAAAAATGATGATAAAAGTGAAAACAATAAAAATGATGAAAACAAAAATCAGGGCGAAAATAATAAGAAGGACGAAAATTTAAATAACCCAAATTTTGAATATAATAAAATTGATGATCAAAATATTCATTTAAAAAATGATAGTAGAGAAACATTATATTTAAAAGGCAATAAAAATGCAATTAGATATATAAATTTATTAAAACCAGATGATTTTTTAGTTTGAAAAGATAAATTAACCGAATATTCTGATGAAGATAAAAAAACTATAACTAATTTTGTAGAAAATTTGGATGGAATTAAGGAAGCTAAATCAACAAAAGCAAAAGCAAAAATAATATATGATTGAGTAGTTACAAATATTAAATATGCCACCAATACTCAACCATTCTTAAAACCAATTGATGTTTTTATAAACAAGGTAGCAATATGTCACGGTTATTCAAATCTTTACAAAGCAATGCTTAATTCAATTGGTATTCCAAGTGCAATTGTTATAGGCTTTACAAAAAAAGGAGCACATGCATGAAATTTAGTATATGATGGAAATGAATGGTTCTTTTCTGATTCAACTTGAGGAGTTGTTGATATAAATAATTTTGATAAATCTGTTGAACAATTTTCTAAAGACCATTATAGTACACAATTATTAAATGCTAGATTTAACGAAGAAAACTATGAATTTGATTTTCATTATGGATTGTCAATTAAAAATATTGATAAACCAAATAAAAAAGTAATAATACCTACTAACTTTAAAGGTTTTAATATTTCTTCTTTCGATTATGAATTTATTTTAAATAATAATTCAATAGAAGAATTAGTTGTATCTAACAATATTTGAATGATTATAGGCACTGCTAATGTAGTTAATGCTCAAGGGGATGAATTCCAAGTACGTAATGCTGAAAGCAGCATCAATTTCAAATCATTTTTAATTGATAAAAACAATGATTTCTATGAATCAAAAAATGGAGTATTATATACAAAAGGATTAAAAGAAATACTTTGTTATCCTAAAAATAAACAAGATTCAAAATTTATTTTGCCAAAAGAAACCATATGATTTGACGAAAAAGAAACATTTATAAATAATTATTTAAAAGAAATATCAGTAGATAAAGAAAACGCTAAATTTTATTCTAAAAATAATTCAATATTTAGCAAGAAAGATAACACTCTCTTATTTAAAATAAAATAA
- a CDS encoding DHH family phosphoesterase, with the protein MIKISDDRLQIFKNIETKIRNHKNIVIFHHIRPDGDCLGSQFGMKNLIKENFPDKNVYAIGDSKDSYSYLDFSMDKLEIKPLDDSLAIIVDANFKERLECREYLDNNIFSEVIRIDHHPNDDDLNASLVWVDPLSPAAAQQIAEIAYALNWKVNPDAATYLFLGIYTDSVRLTTNLTNDKTMFLVSWLYSKGAKKDLIYSEMAKKSLADIKVNAFIQQNMQIKNKVVSFYFTLEDQHKLGINDPLKANRPFSLANIDDNKAWVFFTQEAKDQIRCEFRSSGACVRNVAIKWGGGGHHRASGAQIHDESLISQIIKDLEKEVTILENYDNK; encoded by the coding sequence ATGATAAAGATTAGTGATGATAGACTACAGATTTTTAAAAATATTGAAACTAAAATAAGGAATCATAAAAATATTGTAATTTTTCATCATATAAGACCGGATGGTGATTGTTTAGGTTCGCAATTTGGTATGAAGAATTTAATTAAGGAAAATTTTCCAGATAAAAATGTTTATGCTATAGGAGATTCTAAAGATAGCTATTCTTATTTAGATTTTAGCATGGATAAATTAGAAATAAAACCATTAGATGATTCTCTTGCGATTATAGTGGATGCAAATTTTAAAGAGCGTTTAGAATGTAGAGAATATTTAGATAATAATATATTTAGCGAAGTTATTAGAATAGATCACCACCCTAATGATGATGATTTAAATGCTTCTTTAGTTTGAGTTGATCCATTGTCTCCAGCAGCAGCACAACAAATAGCAGAAATAGCTTATGCTTTGAATTGAAAAGTGAATCCAGATGCAGCCACTTATTTATTCTTAGGAATTTATACTGATTCAGTTAGATTAACAACAAATTTAACTAATGACAAAACAATGTTTTTAGTATCTTGACTATATTCAAAAGGAGCTAAAAAAGATTTGATTTATTCTGAAATGGCTAAGAAGTCATTAGCTGATATTAAAGTTAATGCTTTCATTCAACAAAATATGCAAATAAAAAACAAAGTTGTTTCATTTTATTTCACACTTGAAGATCAGCATAAATTAGGTATTAATGATCCTTTAAAAGCAAACAGACCGTTTAGTTTAGCAAATATAGATGATAATAAAGCTTGAGTCTTTTTTACACAAGAAGCTAAAGACCAAATTAGATGTGAATTTAGGTCTTCAGGAGCTTGTGTGAGAAACGTTGCTATTAAATGAGGTGGTGGTGGACACCATAGAGCTTCAGGAGCCCAAATTCATGATGAAAGCTTAATTTCCCAAATAATAAAAGACCTTGAAAAAGAAGTTACAATTTTAGAAAATTACGATAATAAATAA